DNA from Terriglobales bacterium:
TGCGGCGTGGTGCTGCCGGCCCTGGGCGACCTGCCCGCGCAGTGCCCCAAGTGCGCCGCCGCCCTGCACTCCTGCCAGCAGTGCACCCACTTCGATCCCTCCGAGCGCTTCGAGTGCCGTCAGCCCGTCCCCGAGCGCGTCACCCCGAAGGATGCCGCCAACGCCTGCACCTTTTACGAGATCCGGGTGAGCGTGGAGCGCGAGACCACCACCGGCATCAGCTCCGCCGGGCGCACTCCCGCCGACGCCCGCAAAGCCTTCGACGACCTCTTCAAGAAGTGAGCCGTGCCTCCGCGTTGACTTGCCGCGCGGCCGCGGCCTAAGATGCGCGGCCAAGGTCGGGCATGATCGGCAGCAACCTGTCGCATTACCGGGTCATCGAGAAGATCGGCGCCGGCGGCATGGGTGTGGTCTTTCGCGCCCACGACCAGCATCTCGACCGCGACGTCGCCCTCAAGGTCCTGCCCCAGGGCGCGCTCGCCGACGAGGAGGCCCGCTCCCGCTTCCGCCAGGAGGCCCTGCTGCTCTCCCGCCTCAGCCATCCCAACATCGCTACCGTCTTCGACTTCGACACGCAGCAGGGCGTGGACTTTCTGGCCATGGAGCTCATCCCGGGGATGACCTTGGCCGACCGGCTGCTGCGCGGGCCGCTTCCCGAGCGCGATCTGGCGGAGCTGGGCGCCCAGGTGGCCGACGCCCTGCAGGAGGCCCACGAGCACGGCATCCTGCACCGCGACCTGAAGCCCGGCAACGTCATGGTTTCGCCCCGGGGCGCGGTCAAGGTGCTCGACTTCGGACTGGCCAAGGCGCTGCGCCCGGCCGACTCCGACCTCACCCAGAGCCTGACCGATCCTCAAGCCGTCGCCGGCACCCTGCCCTACATGGCCCCCGAGCAGGTCCTGGCGGAGAAGGCGGACGCGCGCACCGACCTCTATGCCCTGGGCGCGCTGCTCTATGAGGCGGCCACCGGCCGCCGCCCCTTCCCCGAGACCCAGAGTTCCCGCCTGGTGGACAACATCCTGCACCAGCCCCCGCTCTCGCCGCGGGCCCTCAACCCGCGCCTTACCCCCGAACTGGAGCGCATCATCCTGAAGTGCCTGGAGAAGGACCCCGGGCTGCGCTACCAGTCGGCGCGCGAAGTCGCGGTGGACCTGCGCCGGCTGGGGCGCGGCGCCAGTTCCTCCGCCGCGGTTGCCCTTCCCGTGCCTCAACGCGGCAGGTTGGGCCGCAAGGTGGCCTATGCCGGCGCGGCCGTCGTGGTTGTTGTGGCGGCCGCTCTCCTCGTGCGGCTGGCGCGCCGCCCTCCAGCGCCCACGGCCACCTCCTCCGCTCCCATGGCGGTCGCGGTCCTGCCCTTCCAGAACGTGGGCGCCGACCACAATCTGGATTTTCTGGGTCTGGCTGTCCCCGACGAGCTGGTCACCACCCTCAGCTACGTTCCTGCGCTGGCCGTGCGTCCCTTCTCCCAGACGCAGAAGTACCAGGCAGCGGGCACAGACCTTCAGGCCGCCGGGCGCGATTTGCACGTGCGCAACGTCGTCACCGGACACTATCTCGAGCAAGGCAGCCGCATCAGCGTCACCCTGGAGATGGTGGAAGTGGAGAACAACCGCGTGATGTGGCGCGAGACGGTCAGCGGCCCGGCCAAGGATCTCATCTCCCTGAAGGAACAGATCACGGCGCGGGTGCGCCAGGAGCTGCTGCCCCTGCTGGGGGCCTCTGCCAGCGCCTCCGGTTCGACGCCGCGCAACCCCGAAGCCTACGACCTCTACCTGCGCAGCCTGGCGCTCTCCCGCGACAACGTGCCCAACAAGCAGGCCATCGCGCTGCTGGAGCGCTCGCTTCAGCTTGACCCTGACTACGCCCCCGCCTGGCTTGCCCTGGGCAGGCGCTGCAGGCGTGACGCTGCCTACGGAGAGGGAGGCGAAGCGCAATACCAGCGCGCCCTGCCCGCCTTCCAGCGCGCCCTGCAGCTCGATCCCAATCTGACGGAGGCTGCCGCGCGCCTCATCGAACAGCGCGTCGAGAGGGGCGAACTGAATGAAGCCTACGACCAGGCCAGCGAACTGGTGCGCCGCCGCCCCGATAGTGCCCAGGCCCACTTCACCCTCTCTTACGTTCTGCGCTACACCGGGCTGAACGAGGAGGCGGGACGGGAATGTGATACCGCCCTGGCACTCGATCCCGGCTCTTCCGATTGGGTGACCTGCAGCTTAGCTTTTATCCTGCTGGGGCGCTATGACCGCGCTCGCGACTTCCTCCAGACTGGTGCCGGGTCGGAATGGGTGAACGTAGTCAACTTTGACTTCACCATACGCACCGACCCCTCCCCCACCACTCTGCGCGCCGTAGTGGAGCGAGTCCCCGCCGGCGGTGGCTGGGGCAAGCCCTTCTTCGAGGCTTGCATCAATCATCGTGGGAGCGCGGAGCTCGACTCCGCGGCCGCCTCCCTGGTCGATGCCCACGACTCCGAACCTTCCTACTGGTTAGGCGGCGAGCTCGCCTTCTGTGGGCGCCGGGGTGCGGCCCTCCGGATGCTCCGTGACGCTATCGCACGCGGCTATTGCGCCTATCCCGCCCTGGACCGCGACCCGGTCCTCGCCAGCCTGCGCGCCCTCCCCAGCTTCGCCGAGATCCGCAGCCAGGCCATGCAGTGCCAGAAGAACTTTCTCGACCATCGCATCGCAAAGGGCGGGGCCCGGCTTCGCTGATCGCCGCTTATCGGTGGGACCACTCCGTCCGCAAGGCCGGTGGATGCGTCAGGGTCTGCATGACCACGCAGTACTGCTCGGTTTTCTCCTGTAGCGCGCGCACCTGCTCGGGCGTGGCCGCCGGCGCCACAATCTGGAAGCGCACCCGGATTGCGGGAAAGCCGACGGGCACGTCGCGCGCCAGCCCCAATGTCCCCCGCAGGTCCAAGTCTCCCTCCACCGTGACCTCGATGCGCTCGGTGGGGATGCCCATGGCCGTGGCCACCATCTGGCAGGTGAGCTGGGCGCAGGCGGCCAGCGCTCCCAGCAGCAGGTCGCCGGAGCAGGCGCCCGTCCCCGCCCCGCCCACTCCTTTGTGCGCCTGCGCCTCATAGACGGCCCGGCCGATGTCCACCGAGCAGGCGATGGGGGCGCCGCTCTGGCTGCCCTTGGCGGTCAGGGTGATGCGCGAGCTCTCCGGCTGGCTGCGGTACTGCTCCTTCAACGGCTTCTGGATCGATCGAAGGTCCATCCCGGTTTCCTTCCTGGACTGCCTGTGAATCTCTTGAGCACCATCCCCCACCCTGCTAGCATCAATACCTTCGGGGAGGAAACGCATGCCCAAGTTCGTGATCGAGCGCGAGATCCCCGGGGCCGGCAACATGACCGACGCCGAGCTGCAGGAGGTCTCGCGCAAGTCGGTGAACGTGCTCAAGGCCATGGGCCCGGACATCCAGTGGCTCCACAGCTACGTCACCGGCGACAAGATCTACTGCGTCTATCTCGCTCCCGACGAGGCCACCATCCGCGAGCACGCTCGCCGCGGCGGCTTCCCCGCCAATCGCATCTCCGCCGTGCGCCGCCTCATCGATCCCGGGACCGCGGAGTAAGCCCGCTCACCCTTGGGCCGGCCCGGCCTGCGCTTCCGCTATGGCCTGCTCTACCGGCAAGGCCCACCCCTCCAGCCACGCCGAAGTGCCGCTGGCATGGTCCAGCGCGGCGCGCGCGGACGCCAGCGTCGTTTCCAGCGCTGCCCGCTCGGGTGGCGTCAGAGCCGCGCCGATGGCATGGCGCAACGCCGCCGCCGCCCCCGCCAGCCGCAGCGCCCGTTCCGCCTGCCCCTGCGCCCCCGCCGACGCCGCAAAGCACTCCAGCAGCCGCGCCACCCCGCGCTTGTGCCCCAACTCCTGGAACACCTTCAGGCTCTCGCCGTACAGGGCATGCGCCCCCGCGTAGTCCCCTTGCCCCTGGGCCAGACCCCCGAGATCGGCCAGCGCCCCGGCGACGCCCCAGAGGTCGCCCGACTCGCGGAAGGCGGTCAGGCTGGCCTCGTAG
Protein-coding regions in this window:
- a CDS encoding protein kinase yields the protein MIGSNLSHYRVIEKIGAGGMGVVFRAHDQHLDRDVALKVLPQGALADEEARSRFRQEALLLSRLSHPNIATVFDFDTQQGVDFLAMELIPGMTLADRLLRGPLPERDLAELGAQVADALQEAHEHGILHRDLKPGNVMVSPRGAVKVLDFGLAKALRPADSDLTQSLTDPQAVAGTLPYMAPEQVLAEKADARTDLYALGALLYEAATGRRPFPETQSSRLVDNILHQPPLSPRALNPRLTPELERIILKCLEKDPGLRYQSAREVAVDLRRLGRGASSSAAVALPVPQRGRLGRKVAYAGAAVVVVVAAALLVRLARRPPAPTATSSAPMAVAVLPFQNVGADHNLDFLGLAVPDELVTTLSYVPALAVRPFSQTQKYQAAGTDLQAAGRDLHVRNVVTGHYLEQGSRISVTLEMVEVENNRVMWRETVSGPAKDLISLKEQITARVRQELLPLLGASASASGSTPRNPEAYDLYLRSLALSRDNVPNKQAIALLERSLQLDPDYAPAWLALGRRCRRDAAYGEGGEAQYQRALPAFQRALQLDPNLTEAAARLIEQRVERGELNEAYDQASELVRRRPDSAQAHFTLSYVLRYTGLNEEAGRECDTALALDPGSSDWVTCSLAFILLGRYDRARDFLQTGAGSEWVNVVNFDFTIRTDPSPTTLRAVVERVPAGGGWGKPFFEACINHRGSAELDSAAASLVDAHDSEPSYWLGGELAFCGRRGAALRMLRDAIARGYCAYPALDRDPVLASLRALPSFAEIRSQAMQCQKNFLDHRIAKGGARLR
- a CDS encoding OsmC family protein — encoded protein: MDLRSIQKPLKEQYRSQPESSRITLTAKGSQSGAPIACSVDIGRAVYEAQAHKGVGGAGTGACSGDLLLGALAACAQLTCQMVATAMGIPTERIEVTVEGDLDLRGTLGLARDVPVGFPAIRVRFQIVAPAATPEQVRALQEKTEQYCVVMQTLTHPPALRTEWSHR
- a CDS encoding DUF4242 domain-containing protein, giving the protein MPKFVIEREIPGAGNMTDAELQEVSRKSVNVLKAMGPDIQWLHSYVTGDKIYCVYLAPDEATIREHARRGGFPANRISAVRRLIDPGTAE